TCTGGTGTAGGCACTGTACTCACTCCAAGCCCCCCGAGCTCCCCAGTATGAccgtccccctctctcagcctagcttcccttctcccacctcgGGCCTGAGGCCGGCTCCCAGCCCGgaccaggggagggcagggccccagcccaacacccctccccctgccctgctaaGCCAGCCAGCCCCTTCCCAGGGGCCACTGCTGGGCAGCTTCCCGGGGCGGCTTGTGTCACAGCTGGCCGTGGCGAGACAGGTCACGTAATGTGCTTTCCCGCTGACAGATGGGGACGCTGAGGCTGGGGCCCAGAGAGCAGCAAGGCATCTCTGGAGTGAATTATGGGATGGGGGGAGCCCAGAGGAGGGCCTGTGCGTCCGCTCCAGGAGaagctgtccccctcccctggggcgggggccctgtgctgagggcTGGCTCGGTCCAGGCTGCCGAGAGGCGTAGTTCTGTGTGCGCCCCTCACAGCTTGACTGTCCACGCTGGCCAGGCTCCCCGAGGACGTCTCCGGCTTCCAGCCCCGACTGTTTGAGTGCTCCAGCCACATGGGCCACCTGGTCCTCACGGAAATGGTGTTCTTTAGTCAAGAGGACCTGGACAAGTATGACATCATGTTACTGGACACCTGGCAGGAGGTGAGGTGGCCTCCCCTGTCCGGCTggggtgagtggggtggggggggggtctccgtGTCTGTGCAACCGGCTTGAGTGTGCGTGGCTGTGTGTTTCCGGCCGTGTAAGGCTGTAGGGGAGTCTGTGTGATGGCGTGTGACACTGTAACACGTGAGTGAGACACGTGAGTGTCACGTGAGTGACTGTGCATACATTGTGTGACCACGGGCAGCTCCGTGTCACCAGGAGGCTGCAGGAGACTCTGGCTACGTCTGGGACTTGTGTGCGATTGTGACCAGTTTTGTGGTTGGGCGCCACTGTGTGCCTTGTGACGGTACGTGTGATTCCGGGCGACCGGGTGCCTGTGGCTAACGTGTCAGCGTGAGCGTTTGCAAAGCAAACGACTGaccgtgcgcgcgtgtgtgtgcttCCTGTGTGTGACTGTATTGGCCGTGGTGGAGCCCTGGCTGTAACTGGGGAAACTAAGAGACTGGGTGGCCTCAGTGAGTGACTGAGTGACTGTTTGTGTGGCAGGGTCACTATGTTTCTGGGAGGCTACATGCAGCAGCGGTTTAGGGCTACCTGCGTCTTCCAGGAGCGCGTGCGACTGTGTGATGGGGCGCCATCGTGTTTACGTGCGGCCACGTGTGACTGTAGGGGATCGTGTGTCCGTAGCTGCGATCATGTGGGTGTCTGTGTCACGGGGTCTGTGACACTGTGTGGATGCAGCCACGAGGCTTGCGTGTTCTCATCTCAGCAAAGCCCTTCCTACAGCCCACAAGACCTGACGGCCCTCTCGGGGCCCGTGTGCTCCCACTCTCCCCCTCCACCGGCTCTGCCTCAGCCACAGTGGCCTCCCTGCCGCTCCCCTAACAcgctcagggcctttgcactggttgTTTCTTCCGGTTAGAACACTCGACTTGCTCCCCACGCTTCCCCCAGCTCTTCACTCAAACGTCACCTTCTCGGGAAGGCTCTCCCTGAGTCTAATTTAAAATGAcggaattggggcgcctgggtggctcagtcggttaagcatctgacgacttcagcttgggtcatgatctcacggttcatgggttcgagccccgcatcgggctgtgtgctgacaggctcagagcctggagcctgcttcggattctgtggattctgtgtctccctctctctctccctccactgctcatattctgtctctctccgtcgtaaacgttaaaagaaaaaatagcagtgtttctgcctccccccaccccacacttgGTGTCTTCTTTCCCTGCCTTGTTTTTCTCCATCTGATATAgtacatattttacttatttttgtctcCCCAGTAAAATGAAAGCTCTGTGAGAGCAgggatttttgcctgcttttcctcCCATTATTGAacccccagtgcctagaacagtgcctggcacaccataggtactcaataaatatttgtgacttGAATGTATATGTGCATGCCTGTGATCTTCTGGCATGTTCATGGGTGTATGGGTATGGCGGCCAGCCTGCTTGGCTGTGCCTGGTTGGCTGGGGTGTGTGGAGGGGTTGTGAGACCAGTTAACGGACAGAAGTGGGAAGGGAGTGGTCAGCTCTGGGCAGCCCCTCCACTCGCCCAAGGCCAGGCCCCCTCTGTGACCCAGATCTTCCTGTGGCTCGGGGAAGCTGCCAGCAAGTGGAAGAAGGAGGCGGTGGACTGGGGCCAGGAGTACCTGAAGACCCACCCGGCAGGGAGGAGCCCCGCCACGCCTATCGTGGTGATCAAGCAGGGCCATGAGCCCCCCACCTTCACTGGATGGTTCCTCGCTTGGGACCCCTACAAGTGGACTGTGAGTGAGGCCTGAACTCCCAGCCCCACCCTACTCCAGGGAGAGTATGCCCTGAGCAGACTGGGAGGAGGCATCGCCTTGTCCGGGGACCTCCCGTGTGGGTGGCGGAGACCTGGTCTTGCTGTCAGGTCCCCTCCTGGGTGCCAGGGGTGCCCTccatcctgcccctgccctgattCTTGCCCCCAGAATGACCAGTCCTACAAGGAGGTGGTGGATGGCAGCCTGGGAGCAATGCCAGCCATATGTGAGATACCAGCAGTGAGTACTGGGttctcccaccccgccccccccctcctccaggctccCACCAGGGTCTAGGCTTGGTTGGCATGATCCAAATGGGCAGAACGGACAAGAAAGGAGCCAGGCCCTGGTGGACGGCAGGGTTTGCAGTGGGGGCAAGAGGCCCAGTGGGCTCAGTGTGGCCTCTCCATGGGAGCCTCTCCTCCATACGCCCAGCCTGAGTCCCCTCTCTGAGCAGGAACTCAACGACTTCCAGCTGTCTAGAGGGCCAAGCAATGGCGGGGCAGACCCTTTGACCCTGCAGACCCTCAAGGGCTCCCAGGACGGCTCAGGGAATGAGCTGCAGCCAGGACCCAAGGCAGGTGACGCCAGCACCAACAGCCACCACAGCAGCCCCAGACCCACCATCAATGGGAGCCTGCCCCGCGAACGGCTAATGCATCAGGCTGTTGAAGACCTGCCAGAGGGTGTGGACCCGGCCCGCAAGGAGGTGGGTGCCCGAGGCCCCCCTGCCACTCACTGCCCCCGGAACCGATGCATCTAAAACTGAGCTGGAGTAACCCGGGGCATGACCCACTGATGGTGGGCAGTGGGCAGGTTGCCCGGGAAGACGTGTGTTTCAGAGGGGATGATGGGCAGAGAGATGTGGGAGAGGAGAGCCTTGAGCCCTGCGATGACACCCCTGGGTGGATGGGCCAGGATTCTGGGCTCAGTTGACACGCTGGCCCTGAACCCTCCCCCCGCCAGTTCTATCTCTCAGACTCTGACTTCCAAGAGATCTTTGGGAAGTCCAAGGAAGAATTCTATAGCATGGCCAAGTGGAGGCAGCAGCAGGAGAAGAAGCAGCTTGGCTTCTTCTGAACCCAGGCCCTGCCCGTGTCGGTGCCACTAACGTAGCCAGGACCCCCAGGGGTGCCTTCCCAGCATGGACCTGAGCCCCCGGGGACACCCCGCTGGCATTCCCCCATCAATAAAAGTCCGTGGCCCTCACAAGGTGTGTTGTAAGGGCTTTCGAGTCTGCCTCACTTGGTGGGTCCACctctggagggggaggggcccctggggctggagggggaatATTCCAGAGGACGgagctctctctgtcttccatggAGGGCTTTGTTTCTTGCTGGTCCTTCCCGCCCAAAGGGACAGACAAGCCTCATACTCACAGTGTGAGTGTGggggaggcggagagagagaggtgctGGGGCTCCAGTGCTCCCCCACACACACGggtacacacgtgcacacacacacacatgcgcccTCTGTAGGGATCCTTCCGGCATTCAGGGAGAGAGACCACAGGACTCagtcttataatttttataaaaaccctcaGTCTGGGGCTAGCCAGAGGGCGGAGGGCTGCAGTGTTTTTCCTAACGGAATCGAAGAGAGCTCCAGGGACCGGGCCAGCTCctggaagcccagagaggcagCAGCTTTGACAGTATGCTAGAGCTGAAGGCCGTACGGGGCCTCTAGCTGCAAGCGAGAGGCTGGGAGCAGCCACACCAGCCCTGTCCCTGCCTGTGGACAGAGGGCCCGGCTGGCTTGGGGCAGCCGCCTCCAGAATCCCCAAACCTAGTCCTGGAGAGACACCTTCACAAAGAGGGTGGCAGAAGGGTGCTGGTCTCCGTTCTTTGACAAGAGGTGGACGTGGCGGTATCCTGGCAGGTGCATGGGCAGGAAAGAGCACACGGAGAGTTCCGGTCACTGGATGAGGATGCTTCAAGGGACAAGGGCCCCGGCCCAAGAGACCGCAGGCCCTGCCTCCCCGACCTCGCTGTCTCCCCCCCTCGACACACACTCACCCTGCTTGAGGCTGCCCAAGGGGATGGTGCTCTGGCCAATGAAGTCGTTCTTAGAGGAGGCGTCATAATCCTCCACCAAGAAGCGCACGAGGGCGAGCTCAGGCACAACCACCTCGAACTCAAACTCTGTGTCCCACCACGGGTTGAAACCTAGGGGTGCAAGCACCGCGTCAGCAGCGTGGACGCCGGCTCCGGCGGGGGGGCCCCCCGCCCAGGCCCCGCAGGTACCGTTATTGGTGACCACAGCCGTCTGGCGGCTCGCCGTGTCCCGGCCCACGCCGTGGATCTCCACCGTCACCTTGGGGTCCACGATTGAATTCTTATTCTTGTTGACTTTTGGCAGCTGCTGCCCGGAGATGACCTGAGGAAAGGCAGGGGACCAATGAGGGGTGGGGAAtggtggtgagggaggagggaggcccacAGGCTCCTGTCCCTCCCGTGGCCGGCCGTACCCTGACACTGAGCCGCTTCCGGGTCCACCAGGGCCCCTGAGCCAGAGCACGCGAGTTAAAGGTCGAGTTCGGGTCTCGCAGGAAGGCAGGCTTCAGCACGTACCCGCAGGCCCCGTTGTCCTGGAAGCGGCCCTGGTACACATCCATCTCTGGGCCAGGTGTCTGGAAATTGAGGGCCACTGGAGGCGAGACAGAGCAGTCACAGGCTGTGGGCTGGTCTCCGGGGCCCTAGAGCCCGGCCTGCTCAGGGTAGACTGAGGCCTTAGAGGCCCAtggggaggcagaaggagggcCCAGCGCCACTCCAGTGCCTGCTGCCCTCCTGCCACCCTCCCTGACCCACCACACCAGCCTCACGTTTTATTGCTGGTGCCAGAATGCAAAGCCCTAGTGTGCTCACGATGAGGTTTCAGACACTGTGACTTGCTGGCGGGGGGATTATTTTCAAACCGAACCCACAACACGCTGTGTCTGGCCCCTGGTCCTCTGGACCGAAACCCTCACCCAGGCCTCCTCCCAGGCCCCGCCGGCCCCCGCCGGCCCATACCGATCTGGCAGCCGCCGTTCCACATCTCCACGGGGCTGTAGTTGGAGGAGTCCGTTCTCCACCCAGCAGGGTAGATCCTGCTCAGGTGAGTCACATTGTGGCGAACAAAGCTGTTTCCTGAGGAGGTGTAGGTGGTCAGAAGTGCACACCCCCCCCAGGagcccaggccccccccccaccaaccagCTCCATCTGGTGCCGACTCTGCCAGGTCCCGAGCAGGGGGAGCCAGGCCTGACCAGTCCAAACGGTCAGACAGATGGACAGCACCCTGAGGGTGCAGGGCCGGGGCTCACCTGACTCTTGGAGCAGTCGGAGGGCGCGGTTCTCAGAGAAGGACACCATCTCATAGAAAGCCTGCCCTGGGGTGCCGGGGCCGGAGAAGCCCCCAAAGTGGACACTCTTGCAGTAAATGACCATATCGGAGAGCTCCTTCACTAGCCTGAGCTTGTCCTCCTGGGGGCCATGGGGAGGCCCCGGTTAGATTCAGAGGTTGGGGCAGGTGGGCACTGAGAGAGCCAGAAAcccagacacagagacagagggagacagacagagagaggggggcagagggtctGAGTGGCAGCCACAGAGAACTGAGACCAGGCAAACATCCCATGATGGGGGAGGTCCCCGGGGctgacccctcccccacaactCCCCCTCGAACCCTGGGCTTGTGCTGCACTCGGCTCCTCACTGCCTCGTCCTCCATCTCAGCAGCCTCATCCTCATCAGACACGACAGTGGCTTCAGGGCCACCCTCCCCGCCAGGGGGCAGGAGCCCCCCAAGCTTCTTGCCCTTCAGCAAGATCTTCCCCTTCAGTTGCTAAGAGTGGAGAAGCAGCTGGTCAAGACCAAGCCAACGGGCCTCCCGGCCAGTCCCCCCTGCCCTCTCATATGGGTACCCCCGTGCCCACCGCGAACCTCAGGGGAAGGCAGGCTGGCAGTGGCCCCGTCCAGCGGCCGGTCCAACAGCATGGGGCCCAGGATGGTGCGCAGGTGTCGCGCCATCACACGCTGCTGCTCCAGGCTGCAATGGTTCTCCAGGGACAGGATGACGGGGTAGGGGGACGCCTGGAGGCCCCAGGGCAGGTTAGGAGGGGGGTGCCGCCCTTACTACGGCCCTCCTCACCCGCCAGGAGCGCGCCCACCTTGAAGGCGTAGTCCCTGATGGCCCTGAGCACGTCGCAGAGGAGGATCTTGGAGGTGAACGTGTAGCCGTGGTAGATGATCGGCTCCAGGTTGGGGCCGTCCCAGCAGTCGAGCTCCAGGCAGCGGCACCCCTTGCACAGCGCCCTGCGGGTAGGCGTGGCGGCTAGGCCCTCCGACCCCGCCccgggcccgccccgcccccaggctgccccggccccgccccgccccgccccgcccccgggccccaCCGGATATAGGCTTCCGTGCTGCTGGGCCCGGTGAGCTGGTCTTCCAGCAGGTAGGTGTTGTGCGAGGAGGACATCAGGTAGTGGCTGAGCGGCTGGCCCATGTCCTGGTAGACCCGCCGATGCGCCAGGCTGAAGGCGCTGCCGTCGGCGGACAGCAGGTACATGAGGAAGCCGTCCTTGGTCATCTGCCGCTGCGCCTTGGCTGCGAGGGAGGAGGCCGGCACCAGTCAGAGCTCTGGAGGCCAGCCGCCTCCCGGAGACCTTCGGGAGGAGCCCCCTGCTGTCCCCGCCTCCCTGTCCCGAGCTCGCCCTGGACGTCTCTCGGAAGAGGTAAGTCTGGCAAATCATCAGGCCGTCATTACCCCAGAgtggggctctgtctctccctcctcctccccctccccccaccttctcggtccccccccccacaccgaGGCCCCCTCCTcagtctgcctcctcctcctcctcctcctcctcctcctcctcctcctcctcctcctcctccgggccTCTAGACTGAAGCACAAGGAGGGGCCCAGAATGGGCacaaagaaggaagcaggaaaagggTTTGTTtttccagcctcctctcctgTTTCCTGGAGGACCCTCAAACCCCTCTGGAGAAGGACCCGAGAGAGAGGGGTAGTGATGCTGGAGTCCTGTCTCCCATCTGCTTGCCTTCATGGGGCAGGCTGAGGCACCCCCCTTCCCTCCAGCTCCTGACACTCCCCAGGCGTCTCCCAGCCAGTGTAGACCCAGGGAGTGCAGGCTGAAGGCCCCAGCCAGGCCCTCACCCGTCTCGCTGGGTTCATAGCGCTCAATGAGAGAGAGGGCCAGCGCAGGCCCCGCCGCCTCCTCCCGCTGCTGGTGCTGCAGGAACGTCACTAACTGGTCCACCGACAGCGTCTCCCTGGAGCCTGCGGCCTCCGCAAAGGTGCGGTCAATCTCCTCCCGCTGGGTCAGCATCTTGTAGAAGGCCTCAATCTCCTCATCCTCCAGCGAGTCTGTCTGGGAGCGGTCACATTCCTGCAAGGCCACGTGGGCCAGGCTCAGAGCATGCTCCCCACTAGGGTCTAGGGCCCACTGCCACACAGAAGCAGCCCTCACTCCCTGCCTCACCCTGAAGATCTTCCGGGCATAGCTGTCATCCACCTGGATGTTGAGCTCCTTCAGGAAGTTCTGCAGCTCCTTGAAGCTCATCTTGTTGTCCTTGTTTTTGTCGGCTTTTCGCAAGCAAGAGTGAATCCAGCTGGGCAAGaggtaaggaaagaaagaacccaGGAGCCCTGATACCCCCACGGTCCCAGCTAGAGCCATGTTTCAAGCCCAGGGTGAAGTCCTGGGCCCCGGTGGACTGAGACCACCCACAGACAAAGCCCCCTGCAGGTGCAAATGCACATCAGCATCCCAGGGACAAGATCCAACGGGCTCTTCGGAGAAAATGTTACATTCTATTAAGAGGTCTATTTTCTGTTGGCTGGATTTGAACCTTTTCACAtttgtaaaaacatttattttctcactgtggGAGAGTTCGCTTATAGACAACTTAGAAAATGCAGaaagtagggacgcctgggtggctcagtcggtcaagcgtctgactctcgatttcggctcaggtcctcatctcacagacgtgggatcaaaccccatatcaggctccacactgagcatggagcctgcttaagattctctccctctctcgctctcgctctctctctctctctgcccctctccccagctctctctctcaaaataaataaacattaaaaaaaaaaaagaaagaaagaaaatgcagaaagtaaacaaacaaatcccCCGTAGTTTGTATCACCCAAACCCTTCAAGGTTTGTCCTTCTGGTTTCCAATACATCATTGTTAGCCAACTTGACTAAAGCATGTGAGGCTTATTTTACAGGAAACATCAAAACTTGAAGCCACAGATCAGAAGGTGAGGATAtcacaagcaaaaaacaaagccTGGCTCATGCTGTCACGATGGGGGCACTTAggcccccacctctcccttctgtcccctgtcccctcagACTAGACCTGGAGAAGTCAAGAAAGAGGAACCCCACAGTACATTCCACAGAAATTAGAGAACAAAGACAAcgaccataatttttaaaaaccaacagcAGGTTTTTAGAAAAAGTCGCAAAGGAAACAACATAATTGAGGCCACATAAACTTTACACAATTCTGagggtcaaagaaagaaaaaataaagtccagaaaACAGTACGATGACCCTAATAACTAAATGAGAGAAGGACACGAACTGACCTTTTACAAACGTTCTCGGTAATCAAAGAGACTAACAATTTGCAAATGCGCTGCGGTTTCTTAAACTGTAAGATCAGCAATTTCAAAGTATGTTACTTTGAAGGCACGCGGGGGTGAGGTGACACGGACACTCCCATCTTGCACTTGGACAAAGGAAATCAGTTCAGCCCTTAGGAATGTGGTGTAGAGATACAGCTAACGTCTACACCTCTACATCATTTGACTCactaattccacttctaggaatctattTGTAAGGAAATACTCCTACTAAATACTGAAAGGTTTTATGAACATAGTTCTTTGCCATGTTACTTGTAGTAgtgaaagactaaaaataaatgttcaccgCTAAAAGAATGGAGCGCTAACTTATAGGGCATCtactcaatggaatattacagtCGTTACAGCTGTTTATGGGGAAAGAATTATGATGTAATGTTACACGGAAAGTGGATACAAATGTATGATCTCCACTATTTTTGGCAAATGCATCATGAGGCAAATTGAAATGCAGAGAAGATTCGGGGCAGAACCCAAATCAGCAGTTTCTGAAGGAGATGGGTTTTGGGGgcctttaaaatttcattctaaCATAgccatattttatgtatatatttacatgagAAAATAATTAGGGCAGAattctaggtaaaaaaaaaaaaaatcacgttcaGAGTGGTCCAGCCAAGCATGAGGTCCCCCTGCCGACTGCTATTCCGTAGGCTGGAATGGGTTTATGACCTTGGGGTCTGGGCAGCAGAATCCTCCAGAGGGCAGAAGCCTGTCCAAGCACAAGCCTGTACTACAGAATTGGACTTTTAAGAAAGCTCAAAATCAGGTAGATATAGCCTtgagaaaaaaaacacttaaaactctGAACTGCTGAAAATCAGAGAGTAAGGAAATTTAAATGTGTAACTTACACTCTGAAAACGACAACACCATGTTGAAAGAAACtaaggaagacctaaataaatggaaagatatccataTTTACAGACCACAACACTTGATTTGTTAAATGGGGAATACTCTCCagattgatctacagattcaacacaaccCCTATCAGAATCCTGCTGGCCACTTTGCAgaaactgatcctaaaatttatacggGGCATCAAGGGACCCAGGATAGTCCAAataatcttacaaaaaaaaagaaaagaaaaaaaaaaaaaaagaacaaatttggaagactCACAcgtcctgatttcaaaacttagtacatgaactaacttggattttaaataaataaataaataaataaataaataaaacaaaaaaacttagtACAAAGTTATGGTAACTGAAATGTGGTGCATGCATATGTatagataaatggaataaaacTGAGTCATTAAATAAACCCTCAtatttatggtcaactgatttttgatgaGGCTGTAAATACAGTTCAATGAGGAAAgaacaatcttttcaacaaatggtgtacctacatgcaaagaaatgaagctggaccccccccccccccaacatcatgccacaaaaacaaattcaaaatgaatcagaGACCTGGGGTGCTTGGCTGTCTCTGTTCATAGAGCACGTGACCCttagtctcagggttgtgagttcaagtcccacactgggcgtggagcatccttcaaagaaaaaaaattcaaattaaaattaaaaagaaaaaaattaaaaagaaaaaaaaatcaaacacctaAATGTAATAGCTAACactgtaaaacttttagaagaaaacataagagtaaATGTTTGTGACTTTGGGTTAAGCAAAGCCTTCTTCGATATAACATCAAAAATCACATCAATGAAAGCAAAAAGTTGCTGAATTAGGCTTCACCAAAACTAAAAACTTGTGCTTCAAATACCAtcgagaaaaagaaaagaatccccaaaataggagaaattatttgcaaagcATAACCAAGCTGAGACttgtgtctagaatatataaagaactcttagaactcaatcataaaaagacaaagagcCCCAGTGAAAAACTGGGCCAGGGATCTGAGtaaacatttctccagagaagatggcagaaaagcacattaaaaaaaaaaaaacacaaaacaaaaaaacactccaCATCATGAatcaaatgcaaatcaaaaccacaataagatacctatcagaaaccaaaacaaaccaaaacacaaaccccagaaaataacaagtgtgttGAAGACTTGGAGAAAAtcggaatccttgtgcactgtcgGTGGCCATGCAAAGCAGTGCAAACACTATGGGagacagtatggtggttcctcaaaaagctgaGGGTAGAATCATATGATCTCGCAGCTCTCCCTCTGCGTATATACCCCCGAAGAACTGAAGGCAGGGTCTAAAGAGGTATGCCCAGAGTAGCATTACGCACAACAGtgaaaaggtggaagcaaccaggtgtccctcagtggaggaatggatgaacaaaatgtggtcgGTGCAGACAATGGACTATCATTATTCCAcctgaaaaagaatggaaaccgTGACGCACGCTACAGCGTAGATGAATCTTAAGGACGTTCTGCTAAGTGAAGTGAGCCAGTTGTAAAAAGACAAAtcctgtatgattctacttatctGAGGTTCCTAGGGTCgtcaaattcagagagacagaaaggagaacggtggttgctgggggctggggagtggggattGGAGGTGGGAGGATGGCAAGTTGTTTAATGGATgtagaatttcagttttacaagacgAAAAAAGCTCTGAATGTTGGTTGCACGACAATGGGAATGTACTCAACACTACTACGATAGTTGAAGACgg
The DNA window shown above is from Neofelis nebulosa isolate mNeoNeb1 chromosome 5, mNeoNeb1.pri, whole genome shotgun sequence and carries:
- the PLCD1 gene encoding 1-phosphatidylinositol 4,5-bisphosphate phosphodiesterase delta-1 isoform X5, which codes for MRTPESQLFSIEDIQEVRMGHRTEGLEKYARDVPEDRCFSIVFKDQRNTLDLIAPSPAGARHWVQGLRKIIHHSGSMDQRQKVQHWIHSCLRKADKNKDNKMSFKELQNFLKELNIQVDDSYARKIFRECDRSQTDSLEDEEIEAFYKMLTQREEIDRTFAEAAGSRETLSVDQLVTFLQHQQREEAAGPALALSLIERYEPSETAKAQRQMTKDGFLMYLLSADGSAFSLAHRRVYQDMGQPLSHYLMSSSHNTYLLEDQLTGPSSTEAYIRALCKGCRCLELDCWDGPNLEPIIYHGYTFTSKILLCDVLRAIRDYAFKASPYPVILSLENHCSLEQQRVMARHLRTILGPMLLDRPLDGATASLPSPEQLKGKILLKGKKLGGLLPPGGEGGPEATVVSDEDEAAEMEDEAVRSRVQHKPREDKLRLVKELSDMVIYCKSVHFGGFSGPGTPGQAFYEMVSFSENRALRLLQESGNSFVRHNVTHLSRIYPAGWRTDSSNYSPVEMWNGGCQIVALNFQTPGPEMDVYQGRFQDNGACGYVLKPAFLRDPNSTFNSRALAQGPWWTRKRLSVRVISGQQLPKVNKNKNSIVDPKVTVEIHGVGRDTASRQTAVVTNNGFNPWWDTEFEFEVVVPELALVRFLVEDYDASSKNDFIGQSTIPLGSLKQGYRHVHLLSKNGDQHPSATLFVKVSLQD